Within Staphylococcus sp. NRL 16/872, the genomic segment TTAGTGTTCCAGTTGGTGAAGAAACATTAGGTCGTGTATTTAATGTTTTAGGTGATACTATCGATTTAGAAGATAAATTAGATGCTTCAGTTAGAAGAGATCCTATTCACCGTCAAGCACCTAACTTTGATGAATTATCTACAGAAGTAGAAATTTTAGAAACTGGTATTAAAGTAGTAGACCTATTAGCGCCATATATTAAAGGTGGTAAGATCGGTCTATTCGGTGGTGCCGGAGTAGGTAAAACCGTTTTAATCCAAGAATTAATTAATAACATTGCTCAAGAACATGGTGGTATTTCAGTATTCGCGGGCGTTGGTGAACGTACACGTGAAGGTAACGACTTATATTATGAAATGAGCGATAGTGGCGTAATCAAAAAGACTGCCATGGTATTCGGTCAAATGAATGAGCCACCTGGTGCACGTATGCGTGTCGCTTTATCGGCTTTAACAATGGCGGAATACTTCCGTGATGAACAAGGTCAAGACGTACTTTTATTCATTGACAATATCTTCAGATTTACACAAGCTGGTTCTGAAGTGTCAGCGTTATTAGGACGTATGCCTTCAGCCGTTGGTTACCAACCAACATTAGCAACTGAAATGGGTCAATTACAAGAACGTATTACATCTACGAATAAAGGTTCTGTAACATCTATTCAAGCCGTATTCGTACCAGCCGATGACTATACTGACCCAGCCCCAGCAACTGCTTTCGCACACTTAGATGCTACAACAAATTTAGAGCGTAAATTAACAGAAATGGGTATCTATCCAGCGGTGGACCCATTAGCATCAACTTCTAGAGCGTTAGAGCCTTCAATTGTTGGTCAAGAGCACTATGAAGTTGCACGTGATGTGCAATCAACTCTTCAAAAATATAGAGAGTTACAAGATATCATTGCTATTCTTGGTATGGATGAATTATCTGAAGAAGATAAACTAACTGTAGAACGTGCACGTAGAATTCAATTCTTCTTATCTCAAAACTTCCATGTAGCTGAACAATTTACTGGCCAAAAAGGCTCTTATGTACCGGTTAAAACAACAGTAACTGATTTTAAAGGTATCCTAGAAGGTAAATATGATCACATTCCTGAAGATGCTTTCCGTTTAGTAGGAAGCATGGAAGATGTAATTGCTAAAGCTAAAGATATGGGTGTTGAAGTTTAAACTAATTAGGAGGAATAGATTATGAGTACTTTAAATCTTGATATTGTCACTCCTAATGGTTCAGTCTACGAAAAAGATAACGTTGAACTAGTTGTTTTTCAAACGACAGCTGGGGAAATGGGTGTCATGAGTGGACATATTCCGACAGTTGCCGCATTAAAAACAGGCCATGTTAAAGTGAATTTTAAAGATGGTTCTGAGTATATAGCTGTTAGTGGTGGCTTTGTTGAAATTAGACAACAAAAAGTATCTGTAATTGTACAAACAGCTGAAGCTGCTAGTGAAATTGACGTTGAAAGAGCTAAATTAGCTCAACAAAGAGCGCTATCACATTTAGAAGATGAGGATAATAGTGATATTAACCGAGCTAAACGTGCATTAGCAAGAGCAGAAAATCGCTTACGCGTAGCTGAATTAAAATAAATTGATAAAGGTTTGGAAGCTAAATTGGTTTCCAAACCTTTTTTATTTTTGGCTCTATAATAAATCGGACTGATGATAAAAAATCATCAGCCCGATTTTTATGTTTTGAATACAAAAATAGCACAATTACCTCTATAATTATTAGCTACCACACCAAATAAAAAAGAAAGGTAATGCGCCTATGTGTAAGTCTATATTAAATACATTAAGAATTAAAGATAAAAATCTAAGTTTTTCAGATGAAGTGACTGAGAAAAAATATAAAGGACGAAAGAGTCTGTTTTACTATGCAGAGCTTACTTATCAACCTACACATTGTGAAAATTGTTTAACTAAAAACGAAAATTTCTCTATAGTGAAAAATGGTAAGAAAACTTCAACGATTACTTTACTTAAAATTATGGAAATGCCTGCTTATTTAAAGCTTCAAAAACAAAGATTTTATTGTAAAACATGTGATAGTTATTTTACTGCTAAATCTAATATTGTCGACGATTATTGTTTTATTTCTAACAAAACAAAACTTGCAGTTTTAGATAAAGCGCAAGAATACCGCTCTCAAAAATCTATCGCTAAGTCATGCTTAGTATCATCAATGACTGTATCTAGAGTGATTAATCAAGCGGCAAGCGACGTAGGTCAGTCTTCTTTTGATGCTTTACCTGAACACTTAATGATGGACGAATTTAAAAGTGTTAAAAATGTAATTGGAAAAATGAGTTTTATTTATGCAGATGCTGTATCGCACCGCATCGTAGATGTGGTAGCAGATCGTAAGTTAAAATCGCTGAAAGATCATTTTTATCGTTATTCCTTGAAACTAAGACAAAAAGTCAAAACTGTAACGATTGATATGTATGAACCCTATATGTCGCTAATCAAGCAATTATTTCCTAATGCGAAGATTATTATTGATCGTTTTCATATTGTTCAATCTTTAAATCGAGCGTTAAATATGTCTAGAGTTCATATAATGAATTGTTATAAAACCTCTAATAGACCGCTTTATAATAAATATAAAAGTTATTGGAAACTATTTCTTAAACCTTTTGAAACGCTAGAAGCATTTAATTATCGTAAAGTTCGTTTATTTAAAGAGTGGAAAACCGAAAAAGGAATTATGAATTACTTATTAAGTGTAGATGTTGAATTATTTAATACATATCACTACGTTCATGAGCTAAGACGATTATTAAAAGAAAACCAAATAGAGAAATTTACTCATAAACTCTTTTCTATTCATCTTTCAGATGTGTGTCCTAAATTACGTCCAGTTATTAGAACTTTAAGAAGATTAACAGCTTTCATTGAAAACACCATGATATATTCTAACCTGACCAACGGTCCGTTAGAAGGAATTAATAATAAAATCAAACTCATTAAAAGGGTATCTTTTGGTTATAGAAATTATGATAATTTACGTAATCGAATTATTATAATTTCGCGACTATTTGCCTCAACAACAAAAAAAGAGATTAAACAACCTAAGGTTGCTTAATCTCAATATTAGGACTCATCAGTCCGATTTGACGTAGAGCCTTATTTTTATAATGATTATCTTGAGTATCATTCTATACATATTTAATGTACAATATAATACAGTAATCTTTAAGGAGAGTTAGTTATGGACTATATAGGTCAATTTGCAATTATACATTTAATATTACATGTCATTTGTATATGTATAGCATATTGGGCATTAAACTCTCTTAGATTAGATAACCTATTTAAAAAAGGTTATGCTACTCAAGTTCAAGTTTGTCTAATATTCATGGCAATTTTATTAGGAACTGCAGTTAGCAACTTTTTGATTGATTTATTACAATATTCAACACAAGTAAAATATTTATTCCAATAAATCAATATCTGTTAATTAATTTGAAAAGTGGATATAATTAATAAATAAAACTATTTAAAATAGGGAAATGATGAAAATAGTAGGAGTTTAAAGTGGAGGATTAAAATGGATAAAATAGTTATAAATGGAGGCAATCGCCTAACTGGAGAAGTTCAAGTAGAAGGAGCGAAAAATGCAGTATTACCTGTACTTACCGCTTCATTATTAGCTTCTGAAGGACAAAGTAAATTGGTAAATGTTCCAGATTTAAGCGATGTCATAACAATTAACAATGTCTTATCAACATTAAACGCTAAAGTTGAATACAATAAAGAAGAGGGCGCAGTAACAGTGGATGCGTCAGCTACATTGAATGAGGAAGCACCTTATGAATATGTAAGTAAAATGAGAGCAAGTGTCTTGGTTATGGGACCTTTATTAGCTCGTTTAGGTCATGCTATTGTAGCGTTACCTGGTGGTTGTGCAATCGGCGCTCGTCCTATTGAACAACATATTAAAGGATTTGAAGCATTAGGAGCTGAAATTCACCTTGAAAATGGTAACATCTATGCTAGTACTAAAGATGGTTTAAAAGGGGCAGATATTCACTTAGATTTCCCAAGTGTAGGTGCTACTCAAAACATTATTATGGCAGCTTCATTAGCTAAAGGTAAGACTGTCATTGAAAATGTAGCAAAAGAACCTGAAATTGTGGATTTAGCTAACTATATCAATGAAATGGGTGGTAAAGTCACAGGCGCAGGTACAGATACTATCACTATTCATGGTGTTGAAAAACTAAAAGGCGTGGAACACTCAATTATCCCAGATAGAATCGAAGCAGGTACATTAATTATTGCTGCAGCGATAACAAGAGGGGATGTCTTCGTACGTGATGCAGTCAAAGAACACATGACAAGTCTAATCTATAAATTAGAAGAAATGGGTGTCAATTTAGATTTCCAAGAAGACGGTGTACGTGTCACTGCTGAGGGTGAATTAAAACCAGTAGATGTTAAAACATTACCTCATCCTGGTTTTCCAACTGATATGCAATCTCAAATGATGGCTTTATTATTAACAGCTGAAGGTCATAAAGTGATTACCGAAACTGTCTTTGAAAATAGATTTATGCATGTTGCAGAATTTAGACGTATGAACGCTAATATTACTGTAGAGGGTAGAAGTGCTAAAATTGCTGGTAAGAGCCAATTACAAGGTGCTCAAGTTAAAGCAACTGACTTAAGAGCTGCAGCTGCGTTGATTTTAGCAGGCTTAGTAGCGGATGGTACGACTCAAGTGACAGAATTAAAACATTTAGATCGTGGCTATGTTAATTTCCATGAAAAATTAAAATCACTTGGTGCAGATATTGAACGTATCAATGACTAATTTTGACATCAAATGATAAATTATTGCTGGAGGTAGTTTCAAATGGAAACAATTTTTGATTACAATCAAATTAAACAAATTATCCCACACAGACAACCATTTTTATTAATTGACCGAGTGGTTGAATATGAAGAAGGTAAACGTTGTGTAGGTTTAAAACAAGTTTCAGGGAATGAACCATTTTTCCAAGGACATTTTCCAGATTACGCTGTAATGCCTGGTGTATTAATTACTGAAGCGTTAGCTCAAACAGGCGCAGTAGCTATGCTTAATAGCGAAGAGAATAAAGGTAAAATTGCTTTATTTGCTGGAATTGATAAATGTCGTTTTAAAAAACAAGTGACACCTGGGGATACTTTGTTATTAGAAGTTGAAATTACTAAAATTAAAGGTCCAATTGGTAAAGGTACGGCTAAAGCTACCGTTGATGGTCAACTTGCTTGTAGTTGTGAACTTACATTTGCAATCCAAGACGCATAATCGTAAAAAAGCACTCTTGATAGTTAATACTATCATAGAGTGCTTTTATTATTCTCGTTCAAATTTTTCTTCTTTTAGTTTAGGTTTAGATTGCATCATACGATTAAATGTAATTTTCAATTCTTCTCCTGATAAACCTTCATCCACTAATTGTTCTAATAAACTTTCGGCATATACTTGACGTAACGTATAAATATGACATTCAAATACGATAGACATTGTGGTATCGAAAGAAACTAAACTTTTGATGGTAGCGTCGAATAAAGCTGGATCATTGGACGGTCTAGTAATAACCACACGAATATCTAATAATGTTTGATCATTATAGTATTTTTTCATAGCTTCATAATGGGCATTTGAAATAACTACTTCTAATAACCAACCTGTTCCACTACTTTCTTTGTTAATAATAACGCCATCTTTTAATTCAAATTCAGTAATTCCACCATTTTCATTCACAATTTGAAAACGCACCGCTTTAAAAGTCTTCACTTAATCACATCCTAAAAATTTTGAAAATATGCAATAAATTAGAAATTATTTAATTAGTCATTTAATTTTTAACTATTTTCTTTAAATATAACAAATTTTGATTATAAATAGTAAATTTTTATTGAAAAATGGTGTTTTGACGTATACCTAAAATGTCATTAATATAAATTTAGAAGGAGGTGACACATGCTAAATAAGATAGTAATTGTAGGTCGTATGACTAAAGATGCTCAAATCTATGAAAAGGAAGAGGTGAAAATTGCTACCTTTAGCGTTGCAACTGAACGTAATTACAAAGACGATAATAATGAAATTGTTTGTGACTATATTTTTTGTAAAGCTTTTGGCAAAACAGCAACGAATATCGAAAAATATACTAGTCAAGGTTCATTAGTAGGTATCACTGGCCAGATGCGTTCACGCAAGT encodes:
- the atpD gene encoding F0F1 ATP synthase subunit beta — its product is MGNGRVTQVMGPVIDVRFEHNEVPEINNALIIEVPKEDGTFELTLEVALQLGDDVVRTIAMDSTDGVQRGMEVQNTGKDISVPVGEETLGRVFNVLGDTIDLEDKLDASVRRDPIHRQAPNFDELSTEVEILETGIKVVDLLAPYIKGGKIGLFGGAGVGKTVLIQELINNIAQEHGGISVFAGVGERTREGNDLYYEMSDSGVIKKTAMVFGQMNEPPGARMRVALSALTMAEYFRDEQGQDVLLFIDNIFRFTQAGSEVSALLGRMPSAVGYQPTLATEMGQLQERITSTNKGSVTSIQAVFVPADDYTDPAPATAFAHLDATTNLERKLTEMGIYPAVDPLASTSRALEPSIVGQEHYEVARDVQSTLQKYRELQDIIAILGMDELSEEDKLTVERARRIQFFLSQNFHVAEQFTGQKGSYVPVKTTVTDFKGILEGKYDHIPEDAFRLVGSMEDVIAKAKDMGVEV
- a CDS encoding F0F1 ATP synthase subunit epsilon, with translation MSTLNLDIVTPNGSVYEKDNVELVVFQTTAGEMGVMSGHIPTVAALKTGHVKVNFKDGSEYIAVSGGFVEIRQQKVSVIVQTAEAASEIDVERAKLAQQRALSHLEDEDNSDINRAKRALARAENRLRVAELK
- a CDS encoding ISL3 family transposase, with product MCKSILNTLRIKDKNLSFSDEVTEKKYKGRKSLFYYAELTYQPTHCENCLTKNENFSIVKNGKKTSTITLLKIMEMPAYLKLQKQRFYCKTCDSYFTAKSNIVDDYCFISNKTKLAVLDKAQEYRSQKSIAKSCLVSSMTVSRVINQAASDVGQSSFDALPEHLMMDEFKSVKNVIGKMSFIYADAVSHRIVDVVADRKLKSLKDHFYRYSLKLRQKVKTVTIDMYEPYMSLIKQLFPNAKIIIDRFHIVQSLNRALNMSRVHIMNCYKTSNRPLYNKYKSYWKLFLKPFETLEAFNYRKVRLFKEWKTEKGIMNYLLSVDVELFNTYHYVHELRRLLKENQIEKFTHKLFSIHLSDVCPKLRPVIRTLRRLTAFIENTMIYSNLTNGPLEGINNKIKLIKRVSFGYRNYDNLRNRIIIISRLFASTTKKEIKQPKVA
- a CDS encoding DUF1146 family protein translates to MDYIGQFAIIHLILHVICICIAYWALNSLRLDNLFKKGYATQVQVCLIFMAILLGTAVSNFLIDLLQYSTQVKYLFQ
- the murA gene encoding UDP-N-acetylglucosamine 1-carboxyvinyltransferase, whose product is MDKIVINGGNRLTGEVQVEGAKNAVLPVLTASLLASEGQSKLVNVPDLSDVITINNVLSTLNAKVEYNKEEGAVTVDASATLNEEAPYEYVSKMRASVLVMGPLLARLGHAIVALPGGCAIGARPIEQHIKGFEALGAEIHLENGNIYASTKDGLKGADIHLDFPSVGATQNIIMAASLAKGKTVIENVAKEPEIVDLANYINEMGGKVTGAGTDTITIHGVEKLKGVEHSIIPDRIEAGTLIIAAAITRGDVFVRDAVKEHMTSLIYKLEEMGVNLDFQEDGVRVTAEGELKPVDVKTLPHPGFPTDMQSQMMALLLTAEGHKVITETVFENRFMHVAEFRRMNANITVEGRSAKIAGKSQLQGAQVKATDLRAAAALILAGLVADGTTQVTELKHLDRGYVNFHEKLKSLGADIERIND
- the fabZ gene encoding 3-hydroxyacyl-ACP dehydratase FabZ; protein product: METIFDYNQIKQIIPHRQPFLLIDRVVEYEEGKRCVGLKQVSGNEPFFQGHFPDYAVMPGVLITEALAQTGAVAMLNSEENKGKIALFAGIDKCRFKKQVTPGDTLLLEVEITKIKGPIGKGTAKATVDGQLACSCELTFAIQDA
- a CDS encoding YwpF-like family protein, with the translated sequence MKTFKAVRFQIVNENGGITEFELKDGVIINKESSGTGWLLEVVISNAHYEAMKKYYNDQTLLDIRVVITRPSNDPALFDATIKSLVSFDTTMSIVFECHIYTLRQVYAESLLEQLVDEGLSGEELKITFNRMMQSKPKLKEEKFERE
- a CDS encoding single-stranded DNA-binding protein: MLNKIVIVGRMTKDAQIYEKEEVKIATFSVATERNYKDDNNEIVCDYIFCKAFGKTATNIEKYTSQGSLVGITGQMRSRKYEKEGQTHFVTELYVETIKFMSPQSKNNEILSNSSFIEDTYPLDNLDIININ